In a single window of the Papaver somniferum cultivar HN1 chromosome 8, ASM357369v1, whole genome shotgun sequence genome:
- the LOC113302047 gene encoding eyes absent homolog, protein MQSIDVLLDGDSMHPGKRAKITAQDSSNKKMNVYIWDMDETLILLKSLLNGTYAEGFNGSKDVQKGIDIGKMWEKHILQICDDHFFYEQIENYNKPLLDSLREYDDGKDLSDYDFSKDGVSSPHDDLNKKKLAYRHRIIGHKYEQGLRNVIDQDTMKQLDDLYELTDRYTDRWLSSARAFLEQSSEGKNSTPHLAAANGVTESSDSKSDKVNILVTAGSLIPSLVKCFLFRLDDLIMHQNVYSSWDVGKPKCFSWIKDRFNGPNVQFCVIGDGWEECEAAQIMKWPLVQIDHRPSGSHRFPGLTLKTVGYYISVIYEPSNSESDEK, encoded by the exons aTGCAAAGTATAGATGTGTTATTGGATGGCGACTCAATGCATCCTGGTAAAAGGGCAAAAATTACCGCACAAGATTCGTCAAATAAGAAGATGAATGTATATATATGGGACATGGATGAGACACTAATATTGTTAAAGTCGTTGTTGAATGGGACATATGCTGAAGGTTTTAATGGTTCCAAGGATGTTCAGAAGGGTATAGACATTGGTAAGATGTGGGAGAAGCACATTCTTCAAATATGTGACGATCATTTCTTCTATGAACAA ATTGAGAACTACAATAAACCTTTACTTGACTCGTTAAGGGAGTATGATGATGGAAAAGATTTGTCAGATTATGATTTTAGCAAAGATGGTGTTAGTTCTCCACATGATGATCTAAACAAAAAGAAACTGGCTTATCGGCACCGTATTATCGGGCATAAGTATGAACAG GGTTTGCGAAATGTCATAGATCAAGATACAATGAAGCAATTGGATGATCTTTATGAGCTAACGGATAGGTATACAGACAGGTGGCTCTCCTCGG CTCGGGCCTTCTTGGAGCAATCTTCAGAAGGAAAGAACTCAACCCCTCATCTTGCTGCAGCCAACGGAGTCACTGAATCCTCTGACAGTAAATCTGATAAAGTGAACATTTTGGTCACTGCTGGATCATTGATACCCAGCCTTGTGAAGTGCTTTCTCTTTCGGTTGGATGATTTAATAATGCATCAAAATG TCTACAGCTCATGGGATGTGGGGAAACCAAAATGTTTTTCATGGATCAAGGACCGTTTTAACGGCCCAAACGTGCAGTTTTGCGTAATTGGAGATGGATGGGAAGAATGTGAGGCTGCACAAATAATGAAATGGCCACTTGTTCAAATTGATCATCGTCCAAGTGGCTCTCATAGATTTCCAGGTCTCACATTAAAAACTGTCGGCTACTATATCAGTGTCATTTATGAGCCTTCTAATTCAGAAAGTGATGAAAAGTAA
- the LOC113302045 gene encoding protein LSD1-like, with the protein MPVPLAPYPTPPAPFTVPPNGAQSQLVCSGCRNLLLYPVGATSVCCAVCNAVTPVPPPGTEMAQLVCAGCHTLLMYIRGATSVQCSCCHTINLAMEANQVAHVNCGNCRMLLMYQYGARSVKCTVCNFVTSVGASPSTVEQKFST; encoded by the exons ATGCCGGTTCCTCTTGCACCCTACCCAACTCCTCCGGCACCATTCACAGTACCGCCTAATG GTGCGCAAAGCCAACTTGTTTGTTCTGGATGTCGAAACCTTCTACTGTATCCTGTTGGAGCGACATCGGTTTGTTGTGCTGTTTGCAATGCAGTGACTCCTGTACCCCCTCCCG GTACGGAAATGGCTCAACTAGTTTGTGCAGGTTGTCACACCTTATTGATGTACATTCGTGGAGCAACAAGCGTTCAGTGTTCTTGTTGCCACACGATTAATCTGGCTATGGAAG CAAATCAGGTGGCACATGTTAATTGTGGGAACTGTCGGATGTTGTTAATGTATCAATACGGAGCACGTTCTGTTAAGTGTACAGTTTGCAATTTTGTGACATCAGTTGGG GCTTCACCAAGCACAGTTGAACAGAAGTTCAGTACTTGA